The following are encoded together in the Wolbachia endosymbiont (group E) of Neria commutata genome:
- a CDS encoding zinc-finger domain-containing protein, whose translation MSKMRINNRKVCCRGDENDEGFGHPLIYLDIGEEEEIVCPYCGKAFLYDHVEETMLIEEES comes from the coding sequence ATGTCAAAGATGAGAATTAATAATAGAAAAGTTTGTTGTCGTGGTGATGAAAATGATGAAGGATTTGGCCATCCGTTAATATATTTGGACATTGGAGAAGAAGAGGAAATCGTTTGCCCCTATTGCGGAAAGGCGTTTTTATATGATCACGTGGAGGAAACAATGCTGATTGAGGAAGAATCATAA
- a CDS encoding GNAT family N-acetyltransferase — protein MQEQKLGERVVWTASHNDEFAGYVTLKWCSEYKPFQNKSIPEIMDFNVLPVMRNKGIGSALLEVAEKEAAKKSAIVGLGVGLYAD, from the coding sequence TTGCAGGAACAAAAACTTGGTGAACGTGTTGTATGGACTGCTTCTCATAATGATGAGTTTGCTGGATATGTGACATTAAAATGGTGTTCCGAATACAAACCTTTCCAGAATAAAAGCATCCCAGAAATCATGGATTTTAACGTATTACCAGTTATGAGAAATAAAGGTATAGGATCAGCTTTGCTTGAAGTTGCAGAAAAAGAAGCAGCGAAAAAAAGTGCCATTGTTGGGTTGGGTGTTGGTCTTTATGCTGATTAA
- a CDS encoding phosphoribosylformylglycinamidine synthase subunit PurQ, whose product MKITVLSGYGLNSEKETAFAFMECSRKLGISNTEVKIVHINEIIDNLSELKSSNILAIPGGFSYGDDTGAGNAFSLRIKNNLSGEFQEFLSEDKLVIGICNGCQILAKLIPEFSNLALIHNDIGNYQCRWVKVKVNHKSNSVWLSGLNELYLPIAHGEGKFFMDQGTLDQLIEKNCTALRYIDDNSSYANLQFPHNPNGSIYDLAALSDKSGRVLALMPHPERAMFFTQQDNWPLEKEKCKRSGVAMPKYGDGMLIFENALKYFC is encoded by the coding sequence ATGAAAATCACAGTCCTATCTGGCTATGGCTTAAACTCAGAAAAAGAAACTGCATTTGCATTTATGGAATGCAGCAGGAAACTTGGTATCAGCAATACTGAAGTGAAAATCGTTCACATTAATGAAATTATAGATAATCTAAGTGAACTGAAGTCAAGCAATATACTTGCAATTCCAGGGGGTTTTTCTTATGGTGATGACACTGGCGCTGGTAACGCATTTTCTTTACGTATTAAAAATAATTTGTCAGGGGAATTTCAAGAATTTTTATCTGAAGATAAGCTTGTTATAGGAATATGTAATGGATGTCAGATATTAGCAAAGTTGATTCCAGAGTTCTCTAATCTAGCTTTAATCCATAATGATATAGGTAATTACCAATGTCGCTGGGTAAAAGTTAAAGTGAATCACAAAAGTAATTCTGTTTGGCTGAGTGGTTTAAATGAGCTATATCTTCCTATCGCGCATGGAGAAGGTAAATTTTTTATGGATCAAGGTACTTTGGATCAATTAATCGAAAAAAATTGCACAGCATTACGTTATATAGATGATAACAGTAGCTATGCTAACCTGCAATTTCCTCATAATCCAAATGGATCGATATATGATCTTGCTGCTTTATCAGATAAAAGTGGTAGAGTGTTAGCTTTAATGCCTCATCCGGAAAGAGCAATGTTTTTTACTCAGCAGGACAATTGGCCACTAGAAAAAGAAAAGTGCAAACGTTCAGGAGTTGCGATGCCAAAATATGGCGATGGAATGCTCATTTTTGAAAATGCACTGAAGTACTTTTGCTAA
- the pstA gene encoding phosphate ABC transporter permease PstA, with translation MSIKKKFLKLLKSKRVHVRIKRKNKKNKALRFCSFMALVISLGCPICILLSILVNSYSALTVTKILLPIEVSDHFFSINNPRDLRHESISLLDNSLRKVFEGSDFKDNDEILSRNSYKELENFFHKKTKDSRLLSKPVYGEKFLGEAQASTAEYLNVFEERRQASTTKLPSEIEFRKKSYEIWFTASSTMNATNKGKYQDSHYIKLLDWLNEKGRVRKFFNKSLFFKSDSREPENAGILGALIGSLMTIIVCLGLAMPIGIMSGIYFYEFMPKNRLITNIVEISINNLAAVPSIIFGVVGLTLYLGIFGLPRSSPLVGGMTLSFMMLPNIIIATKNAFANVPIPIKDAAFALGAPHIKVILDHSLPIALPRIIHGAVLAIARILGESSPLLMIGMVAFIADTPRSFFDPATVLPVQIYIWSSSPEIAFVELAAIAIIALLLVLFALNLIANFVKKKFEFFNF, from the coding sequence ATGAGCATAAAGAAAAAATTCCTTAAGCTACTTAAGTCCAAGCGTGTACACGTTCGTATCAAAAGAAAAAATAAAAAGAACAAAGCACTACGCTTCTGCTCTTTTATGGCATTAGTAATCTCTCTTGGTTGTCCTATCTGTATACTACTCAGTATATTAGTAAATTCTTATAGTGCCTTGACGGTTACAAAAATTTTGCTACCAATTGAAGTAAGCGATCATTTTTTTTCAATAAATAATCCTCGTGATTTGCGTCATGAATCCATTAGTTTACTCGATAATTCTTTGCGTAAAGTGTTTGAAGGAAGTGATTTTAAAGATAATGACGAAATTTTAAGTCGTAATTCTTACAAAGAGCTGGAGAATTTTTTTCATAAAAAAACAAAAGATAGTAGACTTCTTTCGAAGCCTGTTTATGGTGAGAAATTTTTAGGAGAAGCGCAGGCGAGCACCGCAGAATACTTGAATGTATTTGAGGAGCGTAGACAAGCTTCAACAACAAAATTGCCATCAGAAATCGAGTTTCGAAAGAAGTCTTATGAAATATGGTTCACTGCATCAAGTACAATGAATGCAACAAATAAAGGTAAATATCAGGACAGTCACTATATTAAACTGCTTGATTGGTTAAATGAAAAAGGTAGAGTACGAAAATTTTTCAATAAGTCTTTATTCTTTAAATCTGATTCTCGCGAACCAGAAAATGCAGGAATTTTAGGAGCGCTTATTGGCTCACTAATGACAATTATAGTGTGTCTGGGATTGGCGATGCCTATAGGAATTATGTCTGGCATCTACTTTTATGAATTTATGCCTAAGAATAGGCTAATCACCAATATTGTAGAAATTAGTATAAATAATCTTGCTGCAGTTCCTTCGATAATATTTGGCGTAGTAGGTTTAACTCTCTATCTTGGTATATTTGGATTGCCTCGTTCTTCACCACTTGTTGGCGGCATGACTCTTTCGTTTATGATGCTACCTAATATCATTATTGCAACAAAAAATGCTTTTGCAAATGTTCCTATTCCAATAAAAGATGCAGCTTTTGCACTTGGAGCGCCTCACATTAAAGTTATATTAGATCACTCTTTACCGATTGCATTACCAAGAATCATACATGGTGCTGTACTCGCAATTGCGAGAATTTTAGGTGAATCTTCTCCATTACTCATGATAGGTATGGTAGCGTTTATAGCCGATACTCCAAGATCTTTTTTTGATCCAGCAACTGTTTTGCCTGTACAGATATATATATGGTCAAGCAGTCCCGAAATTGCATTTGTCGAACTTGCAGCTATCGCAATTATAGCTTTATTATTGGTATTGTTTGCGTTAAATTTAATAGCGAATTTTGTCAAAAAGAAATTTGAATTTTTTAATTTTTAG
- the rplS gene encoding 50S ribosomal protein L19: protein MTNLLEKFNKQQMQVLAKEIPEFRPGDDLKITFRVVDGANERMQIFEGVCISKRNRGLHSSFAVRKVSHGESIVSQFFVYSPALVSVQVTRKGKVRRAKLYYLCKLFGKAARIKERTTYVKKKSK, encoded by the coding sequence ATGACAAATTTACTTGAAAAGTTCAACAAGCAACAAATGCAAGTGTTAGCTAAAGAAATACCAGAATTTCGTCCTGGTGATGATTTGAAGATTACTTTTAGGGTAGTTGATGGTGCAAATGAGCGTATGCAGATATTTGAAGGTGTATGCATATCAAAAAGAAATCGTGGATTACATTCTTCCTTTGCAGTTAGAAAAGTAAGCCATGGAGAGAGTATAGTATCTCAATTTTTTGTTTACTCTCCTGCGCTGGTTTCCGTGCAAGTGACAAGAAAAGGAAAGGTTCGTAGAGCTAAACTATATTATCTGTGCAAACTATTTGGAAAAGCTGCAAGAATCAAAGAGCGTACTACTTATGTTAAGAAGAAATCTAAGTAG
- the trmD gene encoding tRNA (guanosine(37)-N1)-methyltransferase TrmD produces MTFSVTILTIFPEMFPGFLNYSLAGKALEKKIWDLEVVNIRSFAKDKHLTVDDVPYGGGAGMVMRPDVVGNSIDSVLSSHQNTKLIYMTPSGRQLNQKIAKELIELSHITILCGRFEGIDQRIIDAYTPYELSIGDYILSGGEPAAMVVLDACIRLLPGVVNNTYSIAEESFSYSGGILEYPQYTKPQQWIGYKGMEYKVPEVLLSGNHKKISDWRQRQSQVITKKRRPELLNG; encoded by the coding sequence ATGACATTTAGTGTTACAATATTGACCATATTCCCAGAAATGTTCCCTGGATTTTTGAACTATTCTCTTGCAGGAAAAGCATTAGAAAAAAAAATATGGGACCTTGAAGTGGTAAATATTCGCTCCTTTGCTAAAGATAAACATTTAACGGTAGATGATGTTCCATATGGAGGTGGAGCAGGTATGGTTATGCGCCCTGATGTCGTTGGTAATAGTATAGATAGTGTACTTTCATCTCATCAAAATACTAAACTTATTTACATGACTCCATCTGGCAGGCAGCTCAACCAAAAAATCGCAAAAGAGTTAATAGAGCTTTCTCATATAACAATATTATGTGGTCGATTTGAAGGTATTGACCAAAGGATAATTGATGCGTATACTCCTTATGAGTTAAGTATTGGAGATTATATACTTTCCGGAGGTGAGCCAGCCGCAATGGTGGTTCTTGATGCATGCATTAGGCTCCTTCCAGGTGTAGTAAATAATACCTATAGCATTGCTGAAGAGAGTTTTAGCTATAGTGGTGGTATTCTTGAATATCCTCAATATACCAAACCTCAGCAGTGGATTGGGTATAAAGGAATGGAATATAAAGTGCCTGAGGTTCTGTTATCTGGCAATCACAAAAAAATAAGTGATTGGAGACAGAGGCAGTCTCAAGTGATAACAAAAAAGCGTCGGCCTGAATTATTAAATGGATAG
- the purC gene encoding phosphoribosylaminoimidazolesuccinocarboxamide synthase: MSSNKIIYEGKAKLIIATENPLTVVQHFKDDVTAFNKEKYEIIEGKGIINNRISAFIMEKLNNQWINTHFMKTLNEREQLVKKLKIIPLEVVVRNVAAGSFCKRFNIKEGEKLTSPIIEFFYKNDDLADPMVNENHVLYFGWLTSSEMEEVKSTTLKINEILIDLFSNAGIDLIDLKLEFGRLINDSTKIVLADEISPDNCRLWDKNTHQKLDKDVFRLNLGSLKEAYSEVAERLSVDG, translated from the coding sequence ATGTCATCGAATAAAATCATTTATGAAGGTAAAGCAAAATTGATCATTGCAACTGAAAACCCATTAACTGTTGTGCAGCATTTTAAAGATGATGTTACAGCCTTTAATAAGGAAAAATATGAAATCATCGAAGGTAAGGGGATAATTAATAATCGCATTAGTGCTTTCATCATGGAAAAACTTAACAATCAATGGATAAACACGCACTTCATGAAAACTCTAAACGAAAGAGAACAATTAGTTAAAAAGTTAAAAATCATACCTCTTGAAGTTGTAGTTCGAAATGTTGCAGCTGGAAGTTTTTGTAAACGTTTTAATATAAAAGAAGGAGAGAAACTCACATCTCCTATAATTGAGTTTTTTTATAAAAATGATGACCTAGCTGACCCAATGGTCAATGAAAACCATGTGCTATATTTTGGTTGGCTAACCAGTAGCGAAATGGAGGAAGTCAAGTCCACAACTTTAAAAATCAACGAAATCTTAATTGATTTGTTTTCAAATGCAGGCATAGATTTAATTGATCTAAAACTAGAGTTTGGTAGGTTAATAAATGATAGTACAAAAATCGTTTTAGCTGATGAAATCAGCCCTGATAACTGCAGGTTATGGGATAAAAACACTCATCAAAAGCTAGACAAAGATGTTTTTCGTTTGAACTTAGGGAGTTTAAAAGAAGCATATTCAGAAGTTGCAGAAAGGTTATCAGTAGACGGTTGA
- the recR gene encoding recombination mediator RecR produces MNIKNLVSTFSKLPSLGPSSSRRLVIHLLQNKEKVMLPLASLIKELADLIMECKICGNLDVQSPCSICINPKRDPRTLCVVEELGDLWAFEKGSIYLGLYHVLGGRLSAINGIGPKELNLDTIVTRVIESKIEEIIIAINPTLEGQVTVQYIIESLKNLNVKISRLACGIPMGGEIDYLDEGTLKVALTSRQDIK; encoded by the coding sequence ATTAACATAAAAAACCTAGTTAGTACTTTTTCTAAATTGCCAAGTCTAGGGCCATCATCATCTCGCAGGTTGGTAATACATTTACTTCAAAACAAAGAGAAAGTTATGTTGCCACTTGCATCTTTAATTAAAGAATTAGCGGATCTCATAATGGAGTGCAAAATTTGTGGAAACTTAGATGTGCAATCTCCGTGCTCTATTTGTATCAATCCAAAACGCGATCCTAGGACATTATGTGTTGTAGAAGAATTAGGTGACTTATGGGCATTTGAAAAAGGAAGCATATATTTAGGTTTATACCATGTTTTGGGTGGAAGACTGTCTGCAATAAATGGCATAGGTCCAAAAGAACTTAATCTTGATACTATCGTTACAAGAGTAATAGAGTCTAAAATTGAAGAGATCATTATTGCAATTAATCCAACGTTAGAGGGTCAAGTTACCGTACAATATATAATTGAGTCATTAAAAAACTTAAATGTGAAAATATCACGCCTTGCTTGTGGCATACCAATGGGTGGAGAAATTGATTATTTAGATGAAGGAACGCTAAAAGTAGCGCTAACTTCAAGGCAAGATATAAAATAA